A window of bacterium genomic DNA:
CTCCTCCTCGCGCTCCCGGACCTGGCGCTCGACCTCCTCGAGACGGCGCTTGAGGGCGGCGGCTGCCTCGAGGATCCCCTCGATCTCGGCGCCAGCGAAGAGGGCCGCGGAGGGCTTCATCGGGAGACCTCCGAGATGCAGGCCGTGACGCTCTCGCCCTTGAGGAGCCGAACCATCTCGTTCGTCGAGATCACCCGGTCGGGCTGGCGGGGAATGCGGATCACGATCGCTTTGCCGGATCGGCTCATTCTGACCGAGCCCACGCTCTGCGGAGTCTCCTCCGCGAAGAGCGCCGTCTGGGCCGCCACCCTGACCGCGAGATGCGTCTCGACCCGTCGGCCGTGCATGACTTCAAGCAGCATCTCCGTATCGATGAAGTAGCGGCAGTGCTCGAGCTTGAGACTGATTTGGGCGCCCATCTTGGCCGCGGTCCCGCAGGGCACGAAGGTCTTGGTCACGTCCCTCCCTCCTGCTCAAGAGCGACGACGCAGCACGGCAGGGGGCAGAGGTAGAGGATCCGCTTCTTCGAATCCCAGTACGCCCCGACCCAGAGGTCAAACCATGCGAAAAAGAATCGTATCTTCATCCCTGCATCGCCCTCCGCAGGTCGTCCTTGATGTAAAACCGCTTGCCCAGGTTCAGGAGATGGCACGTGACGGATTCCCCGAACGCCCGCCAGTCGATCGCCACCGGAGGACGCTCGTGGTTGAGCATCCCCACCTTGTATTCGTCCACGAACAGATGCGTGGCGTCGATGAGGTCGAGCGTCTGCTTTGCCGAGAAGACGGGCTCCAGCGAGACCCACGTCGGGATGCCGAGCAGGTGTGCCCGCTGGAGGGCCTCGATCCGCTCCAGCGTCGGGGCGGCATGGGGTTCGTAGCGCTGCCGCATCGCTTCGTCCGTGAAGACGAGCGTCGTGGCGTAGGTGATCTGCTTCGGATAGAGCCGCCAGAGATCGACGTCCCGCAGACTCCGGAGGCCTCCCTTCGTGAGAATCGTCACGTTCAATCCTCTCGGGAGGAGAATTTCGAGCGCGTACCGCGTGAGCTCGTAGTAGGTATCGATCCGCTGATAGGGATCGCAGGTGAAGCAGAGGAGGATCGATCGCTGCTCGGCCCGTTGGGCGAGCTCGTCCGCATCCCTCCGGAGGGCATTGAGGATCAGCCGCGGTGCCGGCTTGACGAA
This region includes:
- a CDS encoding radical SAM protein; translated protein: MTLRVIYEPKGRAKEYADLAVNLYRGCDHACTYCYAPDVLHITPEAFVKPAPRLILNALRRDADELAQRAEQRSILLCFTCDPYQRIDTYYELTRYALEILLPRGLNVTILTKGGLRSLRDVDLWRLYPKQITYATTLVFTDEAMRQRYEPHAAPTLERIEALQRAHLLGIPTWVSLEPVFSAKQTLDLIDATHLFVDEYKVGMLNHERPPVAIDWRAFGESVTCHLLNLGKRFYIKDDLRRAMQG